In the genome of Triticum urartu cultivar G1812 chromosome 5, Tu2.1, whole genome shotgun sequence, one region contains:
- the LOC125507848 gene encoding cysteine-rich receptor-like protein kinase 10, giving the protein MASPPWVRLVLILLAGVAACHARPLFDGDGDAVIDETPQPLRPSVISCSTASNYTEGSKYHVNLDRLLSAIPVAADSSGFFNGTFGAAGDEVFGMFMCYAGDTDSECQDCLIRAPEGIMKVCPHSRTVRAVYNACTIQYSDKSSFSVADLSVVDKVDLSVAPKLEQTPYPTWNNRNHGHWYQGVVLAGYILDTAGVSHTRFKLIHRLMVKACQRPERIAEGTEGFTDAEWVQAVVQCTRDLPASECTRCLSYYTDQLPRWFPNNSGGTIKGSSCYLRYAILADADKPRPRTVRLETYRYSEEYEKEENEHQRNMDTARRKHRRKVVIIASLITISVALVVCLIGLLVRFVLYPWRTWVAAARVAMRSMLYRWRTWVAAARVAMRSFMERPPKVAAYFHRRSARQDELEQGTGLRRFRYAELAAATDGFSGRNKLGEGGFGSVYRGFLHDMNLHIAVKKVSKSSRQGWKEFVSEVKIISRLRHRNLVPLVGWFYGGDDDGLLLVYELMPNGSLDAHLYKLDQLLPWAVRYQVALGVGSALMYLHQDTEERVVHRDIKPSNIMLDASFNAKLGDFGLARFICDGRGSLTTGAAGTLGYMDPKCVFAGKASVESDIYSFGVVLLEMACGRTPAVAVDGDDGAVIHLLQWVWESHGRGAILEAADPRLDGKFDEKEMECVMVVGLWCGHPDPALRPSIRQAVSVLRLEVPPPSLPGKMPVATYLMQPPADDSFGSSVTSGSGDASTTNSARDKVE; this is encoded by the coding sequence ATGGCTTCACCTCCATGGGTTCGCCTTGTGCTGATACTCCTAGCAGGCGTTGCCGCATGCCACGCCCGCCCACTTTTTGACGGCGACGGCGATGCCGTCATCGATGAGACACCCCAGCCCTTGCGGCCATCCGTGATCTCATGCTCAACTGCGAGCAACTACACCGAAGGAAGCAAGTACCATGTGAACCTCGACAGGCTCTTGTCGGCCATCCCCGTGGCCGCCGACTCCAGCGGCTTCTTCAACGGCACATTCGGCGCGGCGGGCGACGAGGTCTTTGGCATGTTCATGTGCTACGCTGGCGACACCGACTCTGAGTGCCAGGACTGCCTCATCCGTGCCCCTGAAGGTATCATGAAGGTGTGTCCTCACAGCCGGACGGTTCGCGCGGTCTACAACGCCTGCACCATCCAATACTCCGACAAGTCCTCCTTCTCTGTTGCTGACCTCTCTGTGGTTGACAAGGTCGACCTTTCCGTCGCGCCCAAGCTGGAACAAACCCCTTACCCAACTTGGAACAACAGAAACCATGGCCATTGGTAccaaggagtcgtactcgcagggTACATCCTGGACACTGCCGGTGTGAGCCACACAAGGTTTAAGTTGATTCATCGGCTCATGGTGAAGGCTTGCCAAAGGCCTGAGCGGATCGCTGAGGGCACAGAGGGGTTCACCGATGCGGAGTGGGTGCAGGCAGTGGTGCAGTGCACGAGGGATCTGCCAGCGAGTGAGTGCACCCGCTGCCTCTCCTACTACACCGATCAGCTGCCGCGATGGTTCCCGAACAACAGCGGTGGCACCATCAAAGGGTCGAGTTGCTACCTGCGCTACGCCATCCTCGCTGATGCTGACAAGCCGCGCCCTCGCACGGTGCGGCTGGAGACGTACCGGTATAGCGAGGAATATGAGAAGGAGGAGAATGAGCATCAGAGGAATATGGATACAGCGCGCAGAAAGCACCGACGAAAGGTTGTCATCATCGCCAGCCTTATCACCATCTCCGTGGCGCTTGTTGTCTGCCTGATCGGCCTGTTGGTTCGATTCGTGTTGTACCCATGGCGAACATGGGTGGCAGCGGCCAGGGTTGCCATGAGATCCATGTTGTACCGGTGGCGAACATGGGTGGCAGCGGCCAGGGTTGCCATGAGATCATTCATGGAAAGACCTCCTAAAGTGGCGGCCTACTTCCACCGCAGAAGTGCACGCCAAGACGAACTCGAGCAAGGGACTGGGCTGAGACGATTCAGGTATGCCGAGCTCGCTGCCGCCACCGACGGCTTCTCTGGCAGGAACAAGCTGGGAGAAGGAGGCTTCGGTTCCGTGTACCGAGGGTTCCTCCACGACATGAACCTTCACATTGCCGTGAAGAAAGTGTCTAAGAGCTCTCGTCAGGGCTGGAAGGAGTTTGTCTCCGAGGTGAAGATCATTAGCCGTCTCCGGCACCGGAACCTCGTACCGCTTGTTGGATGGTTCTATGGCGGTGACGATGATGGTCTTTTGCTCGTGTATGAACTGATGCCCAATGGTAGCCTGGACGCACACCTTTACAAGCTGGACCAGCTGCTGCCATGGGCAGTCAGGTATCAGGTCGCGCTTGGTGTGGGCTCAGCGCTGATGTACCTGCACCAGGACACGGAGGAGCGCGTTGTGCATAGGGACATCAAGCCGAGCAACATCATGCTGGATGCGTCCTTCAATGCCAAGCTTGGTGACTTTGGGCTTGCGAGGTTTATCTGTGATGGCCGGGGCTCGTTGACGACCGGCGCAGCCGGGACGCTCGGCTACATGGACCCAAAATGCGTGTTTGCGGGCAAAGCCAGTGTGGAATCTGACATCTACAGCTTCGGTGTCGTCCTGCTCGAGATGGCCTGTGGTCGGACGCCAGCGGTGGCTGTAGACGGCGATGACGGAGCCGTCATCCACCTGTTGCAGTGGGTATGGGAGTCGCACGGCAGAGGGGCCATTCTTGAGGCAGCTGACCCGCGGCTGGACGGCAAGTTCGACGAGAAAGAGATGGAGTGTGTCATGGTGGTCGGGCTCTGGTGCGGACACCCCGACCCTGCCTTGAGGCCGTCCATCAGGCAGGCCGTCAGCGTGCTGCGGTTGGAGGTGCCGCCGCCGAGTCTCCCGGGGAAGATGCCGGTGGCAACCTACCTGATGCAGCCGCCGGCTGATGATTCTTTTGGTTCCTCGGTGACGAGCGGCAGCGGTGATGCCAGCACTACTAATTCTGCTAGAGATAAAGTCGAGTAG
- the LOC125507850 gene encoding uncharacterized protein LOC125507850 — translation MSTSQLLLYFLLTTSAEQASKALEMNKLQNPVLVLTSSSTSRGPQAAADEKGISGRQHEQGRSSKLRRSSRRGSSLRSRIAKELEDELEGARGLGAAGARGPGARDPGACGSWPAAAQALRGRRGYRRRRSWAAEEHVLCGDGASRAAQVLGGGGASRAARVLGRGGARPVRQWSK, via the exons ATGAGTACATCTCAACTTTTACTGTATTTCTTGTTGACAACTAGTGCAG AGCAAGCAAGCAAGGCACTGGAGATGAACAAATTACAGAACCCTGTACTTGTTCtcaccagcagcagcacgagtAGGGGACCTCAAGCGGCAGCAGACGAGAAGGGGATCTCCGGGCGGCAGCACGAGCAGGGGAGGAGCAGCAAGTTGCGGAGAAGCAGCAGAAGGGGCTCCAGCTTGAGGTCCAGGATCGCAAAAGAGCTTGAGGATGAGCTTGAGGGAGCTCGTGGTCTAGGCGCGGCGGGAGCTCGTGGTCCAGGCGCTCGAGACCCAGGCGCGTGCGGGTCCtggccggcggcggcgcaggcCCTGCGAGGAAGGAGGGGATATCGTCGACGCAGGTCCTGGGCGGCGGAGGAGCACGTCTTGTGCGGTGACGGAGCAAGCAGGGCGGCGCAGGTCCTTGGCGGCGGAGGAGCAAGCAGGGCGGCGCGGGTCCTGGGCCGCGGAGGAGCACGTCCTGTGCGGCAATGGAGCAAGTAG